The proteins below come from a single Chryseobacterium capnotolerans genomic window:
- a CDS encoding RagB/SusD family nutrient uptake outer membrane protein: MKNRLYKTILLVALTSGIAFSSVSCGNEFIEDVQNKGAFDSSNYFQNEEQAFTTLVSVYDVLRKYSGGFENTVTFFNAGSDDFYAGGGSPTDGAGIQGFSNYSIDQITIPKTYWNDFYQGIARANLLIQRIPEAKMNDKTRSRFVAEAKTLRALYYFELLKMFGNIPLILKPITATDDYYNIPQADPQAVYSQIESDILASINDLPLAIPPTNKAEVGRISQGTARAILGKIYLYNNKKDLAAAQLAEVNGTPGEASQYGYKLVANYNDLWKPDNKFTSESILEVMHTNKGNSDWSFWGQGKDEGNSICIMIGPRGYNRLLPSAPDIVSGWAFNTATEDLFNVMKNDPRVGATIFNAKQLTADKEITYSPANKDTGYFLNKYLPTRAEVSTLPGAPELNYSRNYIVIRLADTYLMEAEALNGSGARAQALLDAVRSRVGLPSVPVTLQAVKDERRKELAGEGHRWFDLVRWGEAASKLSSRGFVANRNELLPIPYNELINTAIKQNPGY, encoded by the coding sequence ATGAAAAACAGATTATATAAAACGATATTATTAGTTGCTCTTACATCAGGAATTGCCTTCAGTTCCGTGTCATGTGGTAATGAATTCATTGAAGATGTACAGAATAAAGGAGCTTTTGACTCCAGTAACTATTTCCAGAATGAAGAACAGGCATTCACAACCTTGGTATCCGTATATGATGTACTTCGAAAATATTCAGGCGGGTTTGAAAATACCGTTACTTTCTTCAATGCCGGGTCAGATGATTTCTACGCAGGAGGAGGAAGCCCTACAGATGGTGCAGGGATTCAAGGCTTTTCGAATTATTCAATAGACCAGATTACAATTCCAAAAACGTATTGGAACGATTTTTATCAGGGAATTGCAAGAGCTAACCTGCTTATCCAGAGAATTCCTGAAGCTAAAATGAACGATAAGACCAGAAGTAGATTTGTTGCAGAAGCTAAAACGTTAAGAGCTTTATATTATTTTGAGCTGTTAAAAATGTTTGGAAATATTCCTTTGATCTTAAAACCAATTACAGCTACTGATGATTACTATAATATTCCTCAGGCGGATCCTCAAGCGGTTTATAGTCAAATCGAATCTGATATTCTGGCTTCAATTAATGATTTACCATTAGCAATTCCACCCACTAATAAAGCTGAGGTAGGAAGAATCAGCCAGGGTACTGCCCGTGCTATTCTGGGGAAAATCTACCTATATAATAATAAAAAAGATCTTGCTGCTGCTCAATTGGCTGAGGTAAATGGTACACCGGGGGAAGCCAGTCAGTACGGATATAAATTGGTGGCTAACTATAACGATCTATGGAAGCCTGATAATAAATTTACATCTGAATCTATTCTTGAGGTAATGCATACCAATAAAGGAAATTCTGATTGGAGTTTTTGGGGCCAGGGAAAAGACGAGGGAAATTCAATCTGTATTATGATAGGGCCAAGAGGGTATAACAGGCTATTGCCTTCTGCTCCTGATATTGTTTCGGGGTGGGCATTCAACACTGCCACTGAAGACCTTTTTAATGTAATGAAAAATGATCCAAGAGTAGGGGCTACAATATTTAATGCAAAACAATTAACTGCTGATAAAGAAATTACTTATTCACCTGCTAATAAAGATACAGGATATTTCTTAAACAAATATCTTCCTACAAGAGCTGAGGTTTCTACACTTCCCGGGGCTCCGGAGCTTAATTACAGCCGAAATTATATAGTAATCAGGTTGGCAGATACTTATCTGATGGAAGCAGAAGCTCTCAATGGAAGCGGAGCAAGAGCTCAGGCATTGTTGGACGCCGTAAGAAGCAGAGTAGGATTGCCATCTGTTCCTGTTACTCTACAGGCTGTTAAAGATGAAAGGAGAAAAGAATTAGCAGGGGAAGGGCATAGATGGTTTGATTTGGTAAGATGGGGAGAGGCCGCCTCTAAATTGTCTTCCAGAGGTTTTGTTGCAAATAGAAATGAACTTTTGCCTATTCCTTATAATGAGCTTATTAATACGGCAATTAAACAAAATCCCGGCTATTAA